A part of Catalinimonas alkaloidigena genomic DNA contains:
- a CDS encoding ABC transporter permease — protein MFRNYLLVALRNLGRYRAYTFLNLMGLITGLVACLLIMLWVHDERTYDRQFSDVERLYRVNVAVGDRPIFALTSWPYGPTLAREVAGVEKSVRVWQTAGVLLGQGDLRIQESASFFADSAFLSLFDFPVLVGEPQTALAAPFTMVLTESLAKRLFNRIDVVGERVRVDNQDDYTVTAVVADPPTNTHVQFQLLRSMATFYAQAQQQGFDPETQWMSFTNQSTYVRLTPGTAPSDVAAQFPAMFERHMGDLIERMGLKIAAELQPVTAIHLHPVAEELTPGGNRAYVIIFTLIALFILGIACINFMNLATARATRRAREVGVRKVAGAYRGQLIGQFLSESLLLTLAALAVALGTAELLLPAFNNLTGKALSLAFVGTPWGLLLLLVFGLAVGLLAGLYPAFVLSGFRPTEVLKGSGQAARVATGTQVVTLRQGLVVTQFALSAGLIICTLMVYQQLNYLQNSQLGFQKEHVLTLNLPGDSTVQRHLESFRTAFTQHPMVLGATTASVVPSLNENYNPVAKEGAAPDDSQIMYVVQSDPHYLQTLGLELSAGRNFSEEIPSDQTDAFLINESAAKVLGLDNPVGERLEWRGGPDARTGTIVGVVKDYHFRSLHATITPALFFLNAQRANFLVVRLRPGYPAEALHDLERAWKSRLPDWPFNYQFLDESFGRQYQAEERLARLFTVFAGLAIFVACLGLFGLAAYTTEQRTKEIGVRKVLGATIPQILGLLSREYAMLLGVAFVIAAPVAGYLMRSWMTNFAYHIGFSAWPYLFAVGLVLSIALLTVSVQSLRAALANPVRSLRSE, from the coding sequence ATGTTTCGCAATTACCTGCTTGTGGCCCTACGCAACCTCGGACGGTACCGGGCCTACACGTTTCTGAACCTGATGGGCCTGATTACCGGACTGGTGGCCTGTCTGCTGATTATGCTCTGGGTGCACGACGAACGGACGTACGACCGGCAGTTTTCCGACGTGGAGCGCCTTTATCGCGTGAATGTAGCGGTGGGCGACCGGCCGATTTTTGCCCTGACGTCGTGGCCGTACGGCCCTACCCTCGCGCGCGAAGTCGCGGGGGTGGAAAAATCGGTTCGGGTCTGGCAAACAGCGGGCGTGCTGCTGGGGCAGGGCGACTTGCGGATTCAGGAAAGTGCCAGTTTTTTCGCCGATTCGGCGTTTCTGTCGCTGTTCGATTTCCCGGTATTGGTGGGCGAACCTCAGACGGCGCTGGCGGCTCCTTTTACGATGGTGCTGACCGAGTCGCTCGCGAAGCGGCTGTTCAACCGCATCGACGTGGTGGGCGAACGGGTGCGGGTCGATAATCAGGACGACTATACCGTGACGGCGGTGGTGGCCGATCCGCCGACCAACACGCACGTGCAGTTTCAATTGCTGCGCTCGATGGCCACGTTCTACGCACAGGCACAGCAACAGGGCTTCGATCCGGAGACGCAGTGGATGTCGTTCACGAACCAGTCCACCTACGTGCGGCTGACGCCCGGCACCGCGCCATCCGACGTGGCGGCCCAGTTTCCGGCGATGTTCGAACGACACATGGGCGACCTGATCGAGCGCATGGGGCTGAAGATTGCGGCAGAATTACAGCCCGTCACCGCCATTCACCTTCATCCGGTGGCAGAAGAACTCACGCCCGGCGGCAACCGCGCGTACGTCATCATCTTTACGCTGATCGCGCTGTTCATTCTGGGCATCGCCTGCATCAACTTCATGAATCTGGCGACCGCCCGTGCCACACGTCGTGCCCGGGAAGTCGGGGTGCGCAAGGTGGCGGGGGCCTACCGCGGCCAGTTGATCGGCCAGTTTCTGAGCGAATCCCTCCTGCTTACCCTTGCCGCGCTGGCCGTGGCGCTGGGAACCGCCGAACTGTTGCTGCCGGCGTTCAACAACCTGACGGGCAAAGCCTTATCGCTCGCTTTTGTCGGAACGCCCTGGGGCCTTCTGCTGCTCCTGGTCTTTGGGCTGGCCGTGGGTTTGCTGGCAGGGCTCTATCCGGCCTTTGTGCTGTCGGGATTCCGCCCTACGGAAGTACTGAAGGGCAGCGGACAGGCGGCCCGGGTAGCTACTGGAACCCAGGTGGTCACGCTGCGGCAGGGCCTGGTGGTGACGCAATTTGCGCTTTCGGCCGGACTGATCATCTGCACCCTGATGGTGTACCAACAGCTGAACTACCTGCAAAACAGCCAGTTGGGCTTCCAGAAAGAGCACGTGCTGACGCTCAACCTGCCCGGTGACTCGACGGTGCAGCGTCATCTGGAATCGTTCCGTACGGCGTTCACCCAACATCCGATGGTGCTGGGAGCCACGACCGCCAGCGTAGTGCCCAGCCTGAACGAAAACTACAACCCGGTTGCCAAAGAAGGTGCCGCGCCAGACGACAGTCAGATCATGTACGTGGTGCAATCCGACCCGCATTACCTGCAGACGCTGGGGCTGGAACTGAGCGCCGGACGTAATTTCTCGGAAGAGATCCCCTCGGACCAGACCGACGCGTTTCTGATCAACGAAAGTGCCGCCAAAGTACTGGGACTGGACAATCCGGTCGGCGAGCGGCTGGAATGGCGGGGCGGCCCCGATGCGCGCACGGGCACCATCGTCGGCGTGGTGAAAGACTACCACTTCCGGTCGTTGCACGCCACCATCACCCCCGCCCTGTTCTTCCTGAACGCCCAGCGGGCCAACTTTCTGGTCGTCCGGCTCCGTCCCGGCTATCCGGCCGAGGCGCTTCACGACCTGGAACGCGCCTGGAAGTCGCGCCTCCCCGACTGGCCATTCAATTACCAGTTTCTGGACGAATCGTTCGGACGCCAATACCAGGCGGAAGAGCGTTTGGCGCGGCTGTTCACCGTCTTTGCCGGGCTGGCCATTTTCGTCGCGTGCCTGGGACTGTTCGGCCTGGCCGCGTACACCACCGAACAACGCACCAAAGAGATTGGCGTCCGGAAGGTGCTGGGGGCTACCATTCCGCAAATCCTGGGGCTGCTGTCCCGCGAATACGCCATGCTCCTGGGCGTGGCGTTTGTCATTGCCGCGCCGGTGGCCGGTTACCTAATGCGCTCCTGGATGACCAACTTCGCGTACCACATTGGCTTTTCGGCATGGCCTTACCTGTTTGCCGTAGGGCTGGTGCTGTCCATCGCCCTTCTGACGGTCAGCGTACAAAGCCTCCGCGCCGCGCTGGCCAATCCGGTCCGTTCGCTCAGGAGCGAATGA